GGGTCAATGAAAACATCACCTTCTGGTGACCTCACTACACGAATCAGTTCTTTTTTAGGCTTCATTTCATTCGAAACGACACACTTACGAAGGGGTGTTTTCTTCTTACTTACCATGTGTCATCCCTCCCTTATTCTTCACGATCTTCCTCTTCTTGTGAAAAACCTACTTCTTCATCATATACTCTATCTTCAGCAGGGTCGTCTGTATATAATTCATCATCTTCTTGTGGGGCATTAGGATCGTAAATACCCAACTCCTCAGCTTCACTTTGGCTTTTAATGTCTATTTTCCACCCAGTAAGTTTTGCTGCTAAACGCGCATTTTGTCCTCTTTTACCTATCGCAAGGGAAAGTTGATAGTCTGGAACGATCACTTGAGTCATCTTTTCCTCTTCATCAACTGTTACTTGTAATACTTTTGATGGGCTTAATGCGTTGGCAACATAAACTTTAGGATCTTCTGACCAGCGAACAATATCAATTTTCTCACCTTTTAGCTCATTAACAATCGTTTGCACTCTTTGACCTTTCGGGCCAACACAAGATCCAACTGGATCTACTTCAGGATCTTCAGCATGGACAGAGATTTTTGATCGGTCCCCTGCTTCTCTTGATACAGATCTTATGTCTACCGTACCATCGTAAATTTCAGGTACTTCTAATTCAAATAAACGTTTTAATAGACCTGGGTGCGTACGAGAGATCATAATTTGTGGACCTTTCGTCGTTTTCTCAACTTTAGTGATAAAAGCTTTAATTCGGTCATTGTGCTTATACGTTTCATTTGGCATCTGTTCACTTAATGGCATTAAAGCTTCTACACGCCCAAGGTCTACATAAATGAAACGGTGATCTTGTCGTTGTACAATACCAGTCATAATATCTTCTTCACGGTCGATAAAGTCTGAGTAAATAATCCCTCTTTCAGCTTCACGAACACGTTGAGTGACAACTTGCTTAGCCGTTTGTGCAGCAATTCTTCCAAAGTTTCTTGGTGTTACTTCAATTTCCACAACATCATCGACATCATATTGCGGATGTATTGCTTTTGCTGCTTCAACAGAAATTTCTAACCTCGCATCAAATACTTCCTCTACAACAACTTTTCGTGCAAATACTCGGATAAGACCTGTATCACGGTCAATATCTACACGTACATTTTGAGCAGAGTTAAAATTTCGTTTGTAACCTG
The Bacillus shivajii DNA segment above includes these coding regions:
- the nusA gene encoding transcription termination factor NusA; the protein is MNSEFMDALTSIEKDKGIDKEVILEAIEQALITGYKRNFNSAQNVRVDIDRDTGLIRVFARKVVVEEVFDARLEISVEAAKAIHPQYDVDDVVEIEVTPRNFGRIAAQTAKQVVTQRVREAERGIIYSDFIDREEDIMTGIVQRQDHRFIYVDLGRVEALMPLSEQMPNETYKHNDRIKAFITKVEKTTKGPQIMISRTHPGLLKRLFELEVPEIYDGTVDIRSVSREAGDRSKISVHAEDPEVDPVGSCVGPKGQRVQTIVNELKGEKIDIVRWSEDPKVYVANALSPSKVLQVTVDEEEKMTQVIVPDYQLSLAIGKRGQNARLAAKLTGWKIDIKSQSEAEELGIYDPNAPQEDDELYTDDPAEDRVYDEEVGFSQEEEDREE